In Plasmodium gaboni strain SY75 chromosome 8, whole genome shotgun sequence, one DNA window encodes the following:
- a CDS encoding hypothetical protein (conserved Plasmodium protein, unknown function), with the protein MNIVVTNYGILSKIFIRKYLGNKINTIKWSHKNICTYHIYIKRYYHFKNGSNIKCKNNGVMNKDMNFICDELKGKDIDNNFMNSIDNNSSCNNINILYKDGNNNDKVNISKKCVRKKVIRDTVINKIKESTLSLLNLEIEELHYEELIKYKNIKNVVVMKNKLIILKYLNSYLLKNNKGKYYILKVLMFYIVKDIHKYKNNELIYILYIYKYHNYLNPFLILHIIDKLCCDNYIYNMNMKEFVFLLDILNVPLVMTNKFIESVMDYINMNKNKIINCKYYFDIAYFLANNNLYNEYIFDTISKYYTEHSCNFELSIFYMFNNEKNNININKNKNNFPIKGSYNINNNNVDIKLYEELIKNDDYLNVKERNMLTYVDGDNSFCDNIYDSNNIINFKREIHKHLYVLSKYGYKNIQIYNNMFKIIIFTCNHFKPFEISSIFKSLKNINYFNIFLLEKLTSTLKRNISQYKTSLLLDCLNTLSFFNYRDDNIITTILINLPRNISTYTSNNFLKLVYFFNNFIPFSIYLQIFLNKQICIFSSSFGLSHLISLLKIFTQQNLISNPILYLLKIKISKYIKSLIYNDIKSKHINEKAFETFSSINDTRNIKISYKDIYTILYHMHFMRIQYVDLAIKCIECMFYMEKNFKNIFSQDIEYITNSCCLFLLLNDNYDDPFFRKFVNLYIESFFSFIDSNFVKNESLEKTNESINNYLEMEKINDDIHLAHYEEKNGTVYFNNKINCNEQIVDKKDIHMAFNKNKNKNIYAIIILTLIYELIYKRSIKKNSSNVIYNFNLEYIKNNIYVFLQYFNNKNNEKEKCDTIYILEKLFPLVYFPNINPIHLKNISRNNYYISTFNLTYFQNGYNNYLKSEHIKKEMISNQYILNEIYKILISLKQKDYIFKLINKSQKISFFLYIHYIYIKNIRNGDKIAILFAPKNYYYNTIDDANFGLTSKMGKTLFEKKHFTKEAIALLEYFKIYFNKVYLVDYYTWENMINIQEKKNYFVNLFNI; encoded by the coding sequence ATGAATATAGTGGTAACAAATTATGGGATATTAAgcaaaatttttattagaaaatatttaggaaataaaataaatacaatCAAATGGTCacacaaaaatatttgcacctatcatatatatataaaaagatattatcattttaaaaatggaagtaatataaaatgtaaaaataatggTGTCATGAATAAAGATATGAATTTTATATGTGATGAACTGAAAGGAAAAgatatagataataattttatgaattcaattgataataatagtagttgtaataatattaatattttatataaagatgGAAATAATAACGACAAGgttaatatatcaaaaaaatgTGTACGAAAAAAAGTTATAAGAGATACAGTTATAAATAAGATTAAGGAAAGCACATTATCCTTACTAAATTTAGAAATAGAAGAATTACATTATGaagaattaataaaatataagaatataaaaaatgttgtagtaatgaaaaataaattgataatattaaaatatctTAATAGctatttattaaaaaataataaaggcaaatattatatattaaaagtgttaatgttttatattgttaaagatatacataaatataaaaacaatgaattaatatatatattatatatatataaatatcataattatttaaatccatttttaatattacatataatagATAAACTATGTTgtgataattatatatataatatgaatatgaaagaatttgtatttttattagaTATTTTAAACGTGCCACTTGTTATGacaaataaatttattgAAAGTGTTATggattatataaatatgaataaaaataaaataataaattgtaaatattattttgatatagCTTATTTTTTAGCGAACAATAATTTgtataatgaatatatatttgatacAATTTCTAAATATTATACTGAACATTCTTGTAACTTTGAGTTatccattttttatatgtttaataatgaaaagaataatattaatattaataagaataagaataattttCCTATTAAAGGGAGCTAcaacataaataataacaacgtagacataaaattatatgaagaattaataaaaaatgatgattatttaaatgttAAAGAAAGGAATATGTTAACATATGTAGACGGTGATAATAGTTTTTGTGacaatatatatgatagtaataatattataaattttaagAGAGAAATACATaaacatttatatgtactatctaaatatggatataagaatatacaaatatataataacatgtttaagataataatttttacaTGTAACCATTTTAAACCTTTTGAAATTAGTTCAATTTTCAaatctttaaaaaatataaattattttaatatttttttattagaaaaattaactagtacattaaaaagaaatattagTCAATATAAGACAAGCTTATTATTGGACTGTTTAAACAcattatctttttttaattacagagatgataatattataactacaatattaattaatttacCAAGGAATATATCAACATATACGtctaataattttttaaaattagtatattttttcaataattttattcctttttcaatatatttacaaatatttttaaataaacaaatttgtatattttcttcatctttTGGATTATCTCATcttatttctttattaaaaatatttactcaacaaaatttaatatctaatcctattttatatttgttaaaaataaaaattagtaaatatattaaatcattaatatataatgatataaaaagtaaacatataaatgaaaaagcTTTTGAAACCTTTTCTTCAATAAATGACACACgcaatataaaaataagttataaagatatatatacaatattatatcatatgCATTTTATGAGAATACAATATGTGGATTTGGCTATAAAATGTATAGAATGTATGTTttatatggaaaaaaattttaaaaatatattttctcaagatatagaatatataacCAATTCATGTtgtctttttttattacttaatgataattatgatgatccattttttagaaaatttgtaaatctttatatagaaagttttttttcttttatcGATTCaaattttgtaaaaaatgaatcactggaaaaaacaaatgaaagtattaataattatttggaaatggaaaaaataaatgatgatatacATTTAGCACattatgaagaaaaaaatggaacagtatattttaataataaaattaattgTAATGAACAAATTGTAGATAAAAAGGATATACATATGgcatttaataaaaataaaaataaaaatatttacgcaataatcatattaacacttatatatgaattaatatataaacgttcaataaaaaaaaattcatcAAATGTAATATACAACTTTAATTtggaatatataaaaaataatatatatgtcttTTTACAATActttaataataaaaataatgaaaaggaaaaatgtgatactatatatatacttgAGAAATTATTTCCATTAGTATATTTTCCCAATATAAATCCTATAcatttgaaaaatataagtagaaataattattatatatctacTTTCAATTTAACATATTTTCAAAATggatataataattatttaaaaagtgaacatattaaaaaggaAATGATATCCAACCAATATATACttaatgaaatatataaaatattaataagtttaaaacaaaaggattatatttttaaattgaTAAATAAAAGTCAGAAAATatctttctttttatatattcattatatatatataaaaaatataagaaatgGAGATAAAATAGCCATCTTATTTGCAccaaaaaattattattataatacaaTTGATGATGCTAATTTTGGATTAACTTCTAAAATGGGAAAAACATTATTTGAAAAGAAACATTTTACAAAAGAAGCTATAGCACTATTAGagtattttaaaatatattttaataagGTATATTTAGTAGACTATTATACATGGGAAAATATGATAAACATACAggaaaaaaagaattattttgtaaatttgtttaatatatga
- a CDS encoding perforin-like protein 4 — MLICSDYLFNILIVCYMFMNICSFCICHDIKIEETNEIFSKYLGKGYDILFGYPLPNNELIDDPGFKDVIIDTQLSVDHISNYICKKEEYVDVIEDINDIGYLGMQTINIDDLDKRIKPFSASMPYKSYFADLEIKKKKYALAQNMCVLNYATYDLKESGKNINKDFVLDIEKLPILTKKQMKTCTKVLYMSNNLNCSEGIKSWIKFFQKYGTHVVLSAHFGGMSFNTMEITKRKIEEIKIYKYKYSIWNIPYLNVFKSGSLYQDLSINVGDQKENKNNNNNNINNNKDGKKKNDGYIKNDLLIEQHRDNINLEIRGGNNFDEKWKNLTYLVWKNSIYSNMVPIHLDLYSLNTFMLIEKKESYDMALLFYNNLYGIDNENFYLSQDITDVLSEGKQITGSGKGSLILSCPVGYIKSTGLIFVYDSSEKLKTNKSKESKIKIYPCTNKGQYDIACSYITKKKNIITFGWIYCVKHNFIKFETLYQNNDNVISKDGKTSMSLTCTEGNTIAFGFKMKLEKFEKLEKLRIKPCTIGNDQCTINNIKRNSDYLLWGFCVPSSFRSLSSLQLTYIHNDTIQNDIQGACSDVYINKYDNIFLGFTFSFDNRFEEVKTEPCASQSRYCFHKIPKKKKIYYVGMFLLCRFDGNTNRKFTYK; from the coding sequence ATGTTGATATGTTCagattatttatttaacATACTAATCGTATGTTACATGtttatgaatatatgtTCGTTTTGTATTTGTcatgatataaaaattgaAGAAACGAATGAAATATTCAGCAAATATTTGGGAAAAGGCTATGATATATTGTTTGGTTACCCATTACCTAATAATGAACTTATTGATGATCCAGGATTTAAAGATGTTATTATAGACACACAATTATCAGTTGACCATATATcaaattatatttgtaaaaaGGAAGAATATGTAGATGTTATagaagatataaatgaCATAGGTTATCTAGGAATGCAGACGATAAATATTGACGATTTGGATAAACGTATAAAACCGTTTTCAGCATCTATGCCATATAAAAGCTATTTTGCAGACTTAGAAAttaagaagaaaaaatatgcACTAGCTCAAAATATGTGTGTATTAAATTATGCAACGTATGATTTAAAAGAATCCgggaaaaatataaataaggATTTCGTATTAGATATTGAAAAATTACCTATTTTAAcaaaaaaacaaatgaaGACATGTACCaaagtattatatatgagTAATAATCTGAATTGTTCAGAAGGTATAAAAAGCTGGATCAAATTTTTTCAAAAGTATGGAACTCATGTAGTATTATCTGCCCATTTTGGAGGTATGTCATTTAATACTATGGAAATTACGAAACGAAAAAttgaagaaataaaaatatataaatataaatactCTATTTGGAATATCCCATATTTGAATGTATTTAAATCTGGATCGTTATATCAAGATCTTAGTATTAATGTAGGTGatcaaaaagaaaataaaaataataataataataatattaataataataaagatgggaagaagaaaaatgatggttatataaaaaatgatcTGTTAATAGAACAACATAGggataatataaatttagAAATTAGAGGAGGAAATAATTTTGATGAAAAGTGGAAAAATTTAACATATTTAGTTTGGAAAAATTCTATTTATTCTAATATGGTTCCTATACATCTTGACTTGTATTCATTGAATACATTTATGCttatagaaaaaaaggAATCATACGATATGgctttattattttataataatctGTATGGGATAGATAATGAGAATTTTTATCTTTCTCAAGATATAACAGATGTATTATCTGAAGGAAAACAGATAACTGGTTCAGGTAAAGGATCTTTGATTTTAAGTTGTCCTGTTGGGTATATTAAAAGCACTGGTCTTATTTTTGTTTACGATAGTTCTGAGAAATTAAAAACTAATAAAAGTAAGGAATccaaaataaaaatatatccATGTACTAATAAAGGGCAATATGATATTGCTTGCTCATATATAAcaaagaagaaaaatattataacattCGGATGGATATACTGCGTAAAgcataattttattaaatttgAAACGCTttatcaaaataatgataatgtAATATCTAAGGATGGTAAAACATCTATGAGTCTTACCTGCACGGAAGGAAATACAATAGCTTTCGGGtttaaaatgaaattagAAAAGTTTgaaaaattagaaaaattaaGAATAAAACCCTGTACTATTGGAAATGATCAGTGtactattaataatatcaaaaGAAATTCtgattatttattatgGGGATTTTGTGTACCTTCATCTTTTCGTAGTCTTTCTTCTTTACaattaacatatattcACAATGATACTATACAAAATGATATACAAGGAGCTTGTTCAgatgtatatattaataaatacgataatatttttctaggttttactttttcttttgaTAATAGATTTGAAGAAGTAAAAACGGAACCTTGTGCAAGCCAATCCAGATATTGTTTTCATAAAATACcaaaaaagaagaaaatatattatgttggaatgtttttattatgtagGTTTGATGGAAACACGAATAGAAAGTtcacatataaataa